The following are encoded in a window of Pectinophora gossypiella chromosome 8, ilPecGoss1.1, whole genome shotgun sequence genomic DNA:
- the LOC126368757 gene encoding uncharacterized protein LOC126368757, which produces MKKMNFVYMKRSRKIILLDRLDLIVWRRNYLLRIKAYRKLNKQIYYTYETRSNEGHTSSYVWMDNDIESSRQAFLNGLSRGLKNPNEGRRLIVTHIGSNEGFLEDGELIFQAKKTDAENNYHGEMDAHNFEKWFKKILEKVRVPSLSWITQHTTPES; this is translated from the exons atgaaaaaaatgaattttgtttATATGAAAAGATCGCGTAAAATTATTCTTTTAGACAGGTTAGATCTTATTGTGTGGAGGAGGAATTATCTTCTTAGAATAAAAGCTTACAGAAAACTGAATAAGCAAATATATTACACTTACGAGACTCGGTCGAATGAAG GGCACACTTCTAGTTACGTCTGGATGGACAATGACATAGAGAGCAGCAGGCAAGCATTTTTAAATGGGTTGAGCAGGGGTCTCAAAAACCCCAACGAAGGAAGAAGGTTAATAGTTACCCACATCGGAAGCAATGAAGGCTTCCTCGAAGACGGAGAATTAATTTTCCAAGCGAAAAAAACCGATGCGGAGAATAACTACCACGGCGAAATGGATGCccataattttgaaaaatg GTTTAAAAAAATTCTTGAAAAAGTGCGGGTTCCGTCATTGTCATGGATAACGCAACATACCACTCCAGAAAGTTAG